A stretch of Imperialibacter roseus DNA encodes these proteins:
- a CDS encoding amidohydrolase gives MKRILPVVFLLSLAVTGFAQKDKDNIMRNIDQKEDLYSKTALEIWSYAEVGYQEYKSSEALQKVLADAGFKVESGVAGIPTAFTASFGNGKPVIAILGEFDALPGLSQAAVPEKSPIEGGIAGHACGHHLFGVASAAAAISLKDWLASSKTSGTIRFYGTPAEEGGSGKVYMVREGLFNDVDAVINWHPASVNSASPGTSLANKTGKFRFYGIASHAAAAPERGRSALDAVEAMDMMVNMMREHIKEDARIHYVITNGGTAPNVVPDFAEAYYYVRHKDNDEVKDMWNRLENAAKGAALGTDTKVEIEVTGGVYSLLPNETLAKIMQTNLEKVGGYTYTAEEKAFAEKLSTTLGKSAMSLDYTQKIMPYEMRAGSASTDVGDVSWNVPTVGLAAATWVPGTAAHSWQAVASGGTSIGVKGMMVAAKAMAITGYDLFKSPKVLEQAKAEFNTKRGTDFVYDPLLGNRPPALDYRK, from the coding sequence ATGAAGAGGATTCTACCAGTCGTTTTTCTTTTGTCGTTAGCCGTAACAGGCTTTGCCCAAAAAGACAAGGATAATATCATGCGCAACATTGATCAGAAAGAGGATTTATATAGCAAAACTGCTCTCGAAATCTGGTCGTACGCTGAAGTTGGCTATCAGGAATACAAGAGCTCAGAGGCTTTGCAAAAAGTGTTGGCAGACGCAGGCTTTAAGGTCGAAAGCGGCGTTGCCGGCATTCCAACTGCTTTCACGGCTAGTTTCGGAAATGGCAAGCCCGTGATAGCCATACTTGGCGAATTTGATGCCCTGCCAGGACTTAGCCAGGCGGCTGTACCGGAGAAGTCTCCGATAGAAGGGGGAATAGCTGGCCATGCATGCGGGCATCATTTGTTTGGGGTGGCATCTGCAGCTGCCGCTATTTCTCTTAAAGATTGGCTGGCTTCCTCCAAAACTTCCGGAACCATCAGATTTTATGGCACGCCAGCCGAGGAGGGCGGATCTGGAAAGGTGTACATGGTGAGAGAAGGCTTATTCAACGATGTGGATGCCGTCATTAACTGGCACCCTGCAAGTGTGAACAGCGCCAGCCCTGGTACATCATTGGCCAACAAAACTGGCAAGTTCAGGTTCTATGGAATTGCCTCTCATGCGGCGGCGGCTCCCGAAAGAGGACGGTCGGCGTTGGACGCCGTGGAAGCTATGGACATGATGGTGAACATGATGAGAGAGCACATTAAAGAGGACGCAAGGATACATTACGTGATTACCAATGGTGGCACAGCACCGAATGTTGTTCCTGACTTTGCAGAGGCCTACTACTATGTTCGCCATAAAGACAACGATGAGGTGAAGGACATGTGGAACCGCCTGGAAAACGCCGCTAAAGGGGCTGCCCTCGGCACAGATACAAAGGTCGAAATAGAAGTAACGGGAGGTGTATACAGCCTGCTGCCCAACGAAACGCTGGCCAAAATCATGCAGACTAACCTGGAAAAAGTAGGAGGCTACACTTACACTGCTGAGGAAAAGGCTTTTGCTGAAAAACTATCTACTACGCTTGGCAAGAGTGCCATGTCGCTTGATTACACACAAAAAATTATGCCCTATGAGATGAGGGCTGGAAGTGCTTCTACCGATGTAGGCGATGTTAGCTGGAACGTGCCCACCGTAGGCCTTGCCGCAGCTACCTGGGTGCCGGGCACTGCGGCTCATAGTTGGCAGGCGGTTGCCAGTGGCGGCACGTCAATCGGTGTTAAGGGAATGATGGTGGCTGCAAAGGCGATGGCCATAACAGGCTACGATCTGTTCAAATCCCCTAAAGTACTTGAGCAGGCCAAGGCAGAGTTTAACACTAAAAGAGGCACTGACTTTGTTTACGACCCTTTGTTGGGCAACAGGCCGCCAGCCCTTGATTACAGAAAATAA
- a CDS encoding ABC transporter permease, whose amino-acid sequence MFKNYLKLTVRNLRRNKLYVFINVLGLGISMACCIIAYLNTRFAYDFDKQHVNRENIYKVQINKDVQGQPVPYGITPVALGPRITQDVPQVDEVVRVTGDSYILKVDRKVFNRYITFADPNFFDVFSFKMKEGSFDSFHNKSQLLLSEEMATAYFGDESATGKIITLVTSDEKTREFIVGGVLESMPENSTFRFDAITVFENFLDLNKIANNSWTSFVGGTFLFSKNGFAPDEVASFLTKYVPEQNQARPDWLIGSFYLEHMPDMPFSGRDIYSYWFPQAMHPAAIIAPIVMSALILLIACFNFTNTSIATSSKRLKEIGIRKVIGGNRQQLIMQFMAENLVLCLLAIVVALGLASFLVPAYSAMWEGMTLTLDLSQNTEIYLFLVGLMILTAIIAGAYPSIYVSRYEPVKILRGNLKLGTTSSLSRGLLMMQFAFTIMALVASMAFYQNAIFQENADMGFEKESVIGARVSSLQEYTTLRSAMEKNPDIVSLAASASHIGFWNYGRTIKSGDVEREVMMMDFGPEYFETMDLEMAEGRPFGKDLAESDRLGSIIVNEKFVEAFGWKEAVGQRVSISDTLHLTVVGVIKNFYSDNFFSPIEPYAFRLSREDNVNFLIARVAGDKIVESYKAMEQNWLDLFPDKPFNGFYQEDTLKEAHEVNANIVIIFVFLGVVSVLLSVIGLFTLISLNVIKRVKEIGIRKVMGAEIPQILWLISKSFLLMVVVASALGAVGGYYLTDMLIESIFKFYKPIGPVSFLVPFLIILAVAGSTSFLRVFAAARKNPVDSLRYE is encoded by the coding sequence ATGTTTAAGAACTACCTCAAACTCACCGTCCGAAACCTGCGTCGCAACAAGCTTTACGTTTTCATCAACGTGCTGGGGCTCGGAATCTCCATGGCCTGCTGCATCATCGCCTACCTGAATACCCGGTTTGCCTATGATTTTGACAAACAGCATGTTAACAGGGAAAACATCTACAAAGTGCAAATCAACAAAGACGTGCAAGGGCAGCCTGTTCCCTATGGCATCACACCTGTTGCATTGGGGCCAAGAATAACTCAGGACGTCCCCCAGGTAGATGAAGTAGTGAGGGTTACTGGCGATTCTTATATATTAAAGGTCGACCGAAAGGTTTTCAACAGGTACATAACATTTGCAGACCCCAACTTCTTTGACGTTTTCTCTTTCAAAATGAAGGAGGGTTCTTTCGACAGTTTTCATAATAAGTCGCAGCTCCTCCTTTCTGAAGAAATGGCCACAGCCTATTTTGGTGACGAAAGCGCCACTGGTAAGATTATTACCCTGGTGACATCCGATGAAAAAACCAGGGAGTTTATTGTGGGTGGAGTACTCGAAAGCATGCCTGAGAACTCAACCTTTCGGTTTGACGCTATCACTGTTTTTGAAAACTTCCTGGATCTCAACAAAATAGCCAATAATAGCTGGACTAGTTTTGTCGGCGGCACGTTTCTTTTCTCAAAAAATGGCTTTGCTCCTGACGAAGTAGCTTCCTTTCTTACCAAATATGTGCCGGAACAAAATCAGGCCAGGCCCGATTGGCTGATAGGGTCGTTTTATTTGGAGCACATGCCAGACATGCCTTTCTCCGGCCGGGATATCTATTCGTACTGGTTTCCTCAAGCCATGCACCCGGCGGCCATTATTGCTCCCATTGTGATGTCGGCACTCATACTTCTCATCGCATGCTTCAATTTTACTAACACCTCCATTGCCACCTCCAGCAAGCGACTTAAGGAGATCGGTATCAGAAAAGTAATTGGCGGCAACAGGCAGCAGCTTATTATGCAATTTATGGCCGAAAACCTTGTTCTGTGCTTATTGGCCATTGTAGTTGCTCTGGGCCTTGCTTCGTTTCTTGTGCCTGCCTACAGTGCTATGTGGGAAGGCATGACGCTGACACTCGACCTCTCTCAAAACACCGAGATTTACCTGTTTCTGGTTGGCCTTATGATATTGACAGCGATTATCGCTGGAGCCTACCCATCGATTTATGTGAGCCGCTACGAACCGGTGAAGATCTTGAGAGGCAACCTGAAACTAGGTACCACAAGTTCTCTTTCACGAGGGCTGTTGATGATGCAATTTGCCTTCACTATTATGGCCCTGGTGGCAAGTATGGCCTTTTATCAAAATGCCATTTTTCAGGAGAATGCCGACATGGGGTTTGAAAAGGAAAGCGTAATAGGCGCCAGGGTGAGTTCGCTGCAGGAATACACCACGCTAAGATCGGCGATGGAAAAGAACCCCGACATCGTTAGCCTGGCGGCCTCTGCCAGTCATATTGGTTTTTGGAACTACGGCAGAACTATCAAATCGGGTGATGTGGAACGGGAAGTGATGATGATGGACTTTGGCCCCGAGTACTTCGAAACCATGGATTTGGAAATGGCTGAAGGGAGGCCTTTTGGAAAAGACCTTGCCGAAAGCGACAGACTTGGTTCCATCATTGTTAACGAAAAGTTTGTGGAGGCGTTTGGTTGGAAGGAAGCTGTCGGCCAAAGAGTATCCATCAGCGATACGCTCCACTTAACTGTGGTTGGCGTGATCAAAAATTTTTATTCCGACAACTTCTTTTCCCCTATTGAGCCCTATGCCTTCAGGCTTTCCAGAGAAGATAATGTCAACTTTCTCATCGCTCGGGTAGCAGGAGACAAAATTGTAGAGAGTTACAAGGCCATGGAACAAAACTGGCTGGACCTGTTTCCAGACAAGCCCTTCAACGGCTTTTACCAGGAGGATACTCTCAAAGAAGCCCATGAAGTCAATGCAAATATTGTCATCATCTTCGTTTTTCTTGGCGTCGTCAGCGTGTTGCTGTCGGTGATTGGCCTATTTACCCTCATATCACTTAATGTGATCAAGCGGGTGAAAGAAATTGGCATAAGAAAGGTGATGGGAGCCGAAATTCCGCAGATTCTTTGGCTCATAAGCAAAAGCTTTCTTTTAATGGTGGTGGTAGCCAGCGCCTTGGGTGCAGTAGGCGGCTACTATCTCACCGACATGTTGATCGAATCCATTTTTAAGTTCTATAAACCAATT